A single region of the Vicia villosa cultivar HV-30 ecotype Madison, WI linkage group LG4, Vvil1.0, whole genome shotgun sequence genome encodes:
- the LOC131599412 gene encoding dynamin-related protein 5A-like — protein MSLTISSLCIKKIAIHKQLSMENIRKLITEADGYQPHLIAPKQGYRRLIESTLVTIRRPAEAAVDVVHSLLKDLVHKAISETLQLLCPQQWILGCQSQKIMILAM, from the exons ATGTCTTTGACAATCAGCTCCCTGTGCATTAAAAAGATTGCAATTCACAAGCAACTttcaatggaaaatataagaaaacTTATTACAGAAGCTGATGGGTACCAACCTCATCTTATAGCTCCAAAACAAGGATACCGTCGTCTCATTGAATCCACTCTAGTTACTATCAGGCGCCCTGCCGAGGCAGCTGTTGATGTG GTTCATTCCCTATTAAAGGACCTGGTTCACAAAGCTATTAGCGAGACTCTG CAACTACTCTGCCCCCAACAGTG GATACTAGGATGTCAATCCCAAAAGATAATGATTCTGGCTATGTGA
- the LOC131597600 gene encoding large ribosomal subunit protein uL2-like has protein sequence MLNLACSRIKLPSGAKKVVPSDCRAMIGQVVGGGRTEKPVLKAGNAYHKFRVKRNCWPKVRGAPPGQKVDLIAAKRTGLRGQAAASAAKADK, from the coding sequence ATGTTGAATTTGGCTTGTTCTAGGATCAAGCTTCCTTCTGGTGCCAAGAAGGTTGTGCCAAGTGATTGTAGGGCTATGATTGGGCAAGTTGTTGGAGGTGGAAGAACTGAGAAGCCCGTGTTGAAGGCGGGTAATGCATACCATAAGTTTAGAGTGAAGAGGAATTGCTGGCCCAAGGTTCGTGGTGCACCTCCTGGACAGAAGGTTGATCTCATTGCTGCCAAGAGGACTGGTCTTAGGGGACAAGCTGCTGCAAGTGCTGCTAAGGCCGATAAATGA